From Rutidosis leptorrhynchoides isolate AG116_Rl617_1_P2 chromosome 3, CSIRO_AGI_Rlap_v1, whole genome shotgun sequence, a single genomic window includes:
- the LOC139896862 gene encoding vacuolar-sorting protein BRO1-like, with protein sequence MSSPASSSSSSSSATNIMLAIYEKKTVSIDLYRPLRNYIVFNYSERQAQTLEDDLETLKEMRNNIERSSAADSLPARRDLLQNYFKALTAVESRFPISSDKDHVNTVTFTWHDAFKNKQKASQQNIHLEKAAILFNLGAVHSQIGLTFDRSTVEGRRQASHSFIAAAGAFAYLRDNAATKASIGNSTTVDVSVECSGMLERLMLAQAQECVFENTIAKGSTPGVCSKISKQVGLYYEEALAALHAAPLTQHFDKTWLSHVQLKAALFYSEACYRYSLELHEKEEIAEEIARLKSGIGALTDARKSSPKGAAQQILDAISKLETNLNRNLERAMKENDRVYLMRVPAASSLQPLPAFAMVKPLNMSEVLDASKEKMFASLVPDSSAKALSRYTEMVDDVIRTQAEKLQQGSELARVSLKEMDLPDSILALEGHAVLPTSLWEDVEAVQISGGPAGLEGELQQLRDLRRVNHELLVQTEELLQKEAAEDGQFRSQFGTRWTRPQSSTLTKNLQDRLNRFAANLKQAADSDGKIERSVRDNVPLMSILDRRPIESALPTLAKPIMSLDANEDAVVGTLKQSLRQLETLGAQRAGLEDMLKDMKRKDDILPKLMTSTGSYEDLFRKEITKYNHICEEISQNLQAQEQLLLHIQVQNREFAGTFNIEDYRAACEKCYKQIEAAVAKYREIKENINEGLKFYVTLQDAITSVKQQASDFVMTRSIQCREMIEDVQRQMSGLTFQDTKNSNTYNYPSAGPPQRTSSQPEQTNIPSQPRPQTPYYQQPPPPAYAQQHPPPPAATAGYSQHPSYSQPQQPPPPPYHSGSPYPPQQGQQPPPTGNYEYGQPAYPGWQGSYYNAQGQQPGSFPRPPYTVPSPYPPNQSGYYNKQ encoded by the exons ATGTCATCTCCGGCGTCATCGTCGTCATCGTCGTCATCGGCAACTAACATCATGCTCGCAATCTACGAAAAGAAAACCGTTTCAATCGATCTATACCGACCTTTACGCAACTACATAGTCTTCAATTACTCTGAACGCCAAGCTCAAACCCTAGAAGACGATCTCGAAACCTTAAAAGAAATGCGTAACAACATCGAACGCTCCTCCGCCGCTGACTCACTCCCTGCCCGCCGTGACCTTCTTCAAAACTATTTCAAAGCCCTAACCGCCGTTGAATCTAGGTTTCCGATTTCATCCGATAAGGATCACGTGAACACTGTTACCTTCACGTGGCACGATGCGTTTAAGAATAAACAAAAAGCGTCGCAACAGAATATTCATTTAGAGAAGGCTGCGATTTTGTTTAATTTAGGGGCGGTGCATAGTCAGATAGGGTTGACTTTTGATCGGTCGACGGTTGAAGGTAGAAGACAAGCATCACATTCGTTTATTGCTGCAGCTGGTGCGTTTGCGTATTTGAGAGATAATGCTGCTACGAAAGCTTCGATTGGGAATTCGACTACTGTTGATGTTTCAGTTGAGTGTTCAGGGATGTTGGAGAGATTGATGCTGGCTCAAGCTCAAGAGTGTGTGTTTGAGAATACTATTGCTAAAGGCAGCACCCCTGGTGTTTGTTCCAAGATTTCGAAGCAG GTGGGTCTCTATTACGAAGAAGCTTTAGCTGCACTACACGCCGCACCCCTCACTCAACATTTTGACAAAACATGGCTGTCTCATGTACAGCTAAAGGCAGCATTATTTTATTCAGAAGCTTGCTATAGATACAGTTTAGAGCTTCACGAGAAAGAAGAAATCGCAGAAGAAATTGCACGGTTAAAAAGTGGTATTGGTGCTTTAACCGATGCTAGAAAATCATCTCCGAAAGGAGCTGCACAACAGATACTCGATGCAATCAGTAAATTAGAAACTAATCTTAACCGAAACCTAGAAAGGGCTATGAAAGAGAATGACAGAGTATACCTTATGCGGGTCCCAGCAGCCAGCTCATTACAACCTCTTCCTGCATTTGCAATGGTCAAacctttgaacatgagtgaggTGTTGGATGCAAGTAAAGAGAAAATGTTTGCAAGTCTAGTCCCTGACAGTAGTGCAAAGGCTCTTTCAAGGTACACCGAAATGGTTGATGATGTCATCAGAACTCAAGCTGAGAAATTGCAGCAAGGAAGTGAGTTAGCTCGAGTGAGTCTCAAGGAAATGGACTTGCCTGACTCGATCCTTGCTTTGGAAGGACATGCTGTTTTGCCAACATCTTTATGGGAAGATGTGGAGGCGGTTCAAATTAGTGGCGGGCCCGCTGGGTTAGAAGGTGAACTTCAACAACTTCGGGATTTAAGAAGGGTTAATCATGAATTGTTGGTTCAGACTGAAGAGCTTCTTCAAAAGGAAGCAGCTGAAGATGGACAATTTAGAAGCCAATTTGGGACACGATGGACTAGACCTCAGTCTAGTACTCTCACGAAGAATTTGCAGGATCGGTTAAATAGGTTTGCAGCAAATTTGAAACAAGCTGCAGATAGTGATGGTAAAATTGAACGCTCTGTGAGAGACAATGTTCCCCTCATGTCTATTCTGGATCGTCGTCCT ATCGAATCAGCCCTACCAACCCTAGCTAAGCCAATCATGTCGTTGGATGCAAATGAAGATGCTGTAGTCGGGACTTTGAAGCAGAGCTTG AGGCAATTAGAGACACTGGGTGCTCAAAGGGCTGGTTTGGAAGACATGCTTAAAGATATGAAGCGAAAG GATGATATTCTCCCGAAGTTGATGACTTCCACAGGTTCATATGAGGATCTCTTCAGAAAAGAAATTACAAAATATAATCATATATGTGAAGAAATATCTCAAAACCTTCAGGCTCAGGAGCAATTATTACTACATATTCAG GTTCAAAACCGTGAATTTGCAGGCACCTTCAATATTGAAGATTACAGAG CTGCTTGTGAGAAGTGTTATAAACAGATTGAAGCTGCTGTAGCCAAATACCGAGAAATCAAAGAGAATATCAACGAAGGACTCAAGTTTTACGTCACTCTTCAG GACGCAATTACAAGTGTGAAACAACAGGCGAGTGACTTTGTAATGACACGAAGCATACAATGCCGAGAAATGATCGAAGACGTACAAAGACAAATGTCAGGTCTCACTTTTCAAGACACTAAAAATTCAAACACCTACAATTACCCTTCAGCTGGCCCACCTCAACGAACATCTTCCCAACCAGAACAAACCAATATCCCCAGCCAACCCCGCCCACAAACACCTTACTACCAACAGCCGCCACCGCCAGCATACGCTCAGCAACACCCTCCGCCGCCTGCCGCCACCGCAGGATATTCACAGCACCCATCCTATTCTCAGCCGCAGCAGCCACCACCACCACCGTATCATAGTGGGTCCCCGTACCCTCCTCAGCAAGGGCAACAACCACCACCTACTGGAAACTATGAGTATGGGCAGCCTGCTTATCCAGGTTGGCAGGGTTCGTACTACAACGCACAGGGTCAGCAACCTGGGTCGTTTCCTAGGCCTCCGTATACGGTTCCTTCTCCTTACCCTCCTAACCAGAGTGGCTATTATAACAAACAGTGA